The proteins below come from a single Oerskovia jenensis genomic window:
- a CDS encoding TetR/AcrR family transcriptional regulator produces the protein MTEAIPARTRRPRKGTAARREEILRAAMRVFGSKGYHQGSLAEVAEQVGITHAGVLHHFGSKNQLLIEVLEFRDVVDVEHLEGKHIPGGLDLFRHLVTTARMNAERPGIVQAYTVLTGESVTDQHPARDWATRRFAGLRGDITSALTTVIAERREAGLLTPEDDVALDPVALDRAASTIIAVMDGLQTQWLLDPDAVDLAGATAFAIEAILASTLAASHRERPLD, from the coding sequence ATGACAGAGGCCATACCGGCGCGCACGCGCCGACCGCGCAAGGGCACCGCCGCCCGGCGCGAAGAGATCCTGCGCGCAGCCATGCGCGTCTTCGGGTCCAAGGGGTACCACCAGGGCTCGCTCGCCGAGGTCGCCGAGCAGGTCGGGATCACCCACGCCGGGGTGCTCCACCACTTCGGGTCCAAGAACCAGCTCCTCATCGAGGTCCTCGAGTTCCGGGACGTCGTGGACGTCGAGCACCTCGAGGGCAAGCACATCCCCGGCGGTCTCGACCTGTTCCGCCACCTCGTCACGACCGCCCGGATGAACGCCGAGCGCCCCGGCATCGTGCAGGCCTACACCGTCCTGACCGGCGAGTCCGTGACCGACCAGCACCCCGCGCGCGACTGGGCCACGCGCCGTTTCGCAGGCCTGCGCGGAGACATCACGAGCGCCCTGACCACCGTGATCGCCGAACGCCGCGAGGCCGGCCTCCTGACCCCCGAGGACGACGTCGCGCTCGACCCCGTCGCGCTCGACCGCGCGGCCAGCACCATCATCGCCGTCATGGACGGGCTCCAGACGCAGTGGCTGCTCGACCCCGACGCGGTCGACCTCGCCGGCGCCACGGCCTTCGCGATCGAGGCGATCCTCGCCTCGACGCTCGCCGCCTCGCACCGGGAGCGGCCGCTCGACTGA
- a CDS encoding response regulator transcription factor, with translation MTTTPAPTEPLVSPRAPERLTRADGSPVRVLVVDDEPNLAELLTSALRYEGWDVSTALDGQSAIRTARDVGPDVIVLDVMLPDLDGLTVLRRIRAVSPDVPVLFLTARDTVEDRVAGLTAGGDDYVTKPFSLEEVVARLRGLMRRGGATAAREDSTVVVGDLVLDEDSHEVFRGGDPIHLSATEFELLRYLMRNARRVMSKPQILDRVWNYDFRGQANIVELYISYLRRKIDKGREPMIHTLRGVGYVIKPADGGSGSADTAGADSGRPASTTPDGAARA, from the coding sequence ATGACCACGACCCCCGCGCCCACGGAACCCCTCGTCTCGCCTCGCGCCCCCGAGCGCCTGACCCGGGCCGACGGCTCCCCCGTGCGCGTCCTCGTGGTCGACGACGAGCCCAACCTCGCCGAGCTCCTCACCTCGGCCCTGCGCTACGAGGGATGGGACGTCTCGACCGCCCTCGACGGGCAGTCCGCGATCCGCACGGCCCGCGACGTCGGGCCCGACGTGATCGTGCTCGACGTCATGCTGCCCGACCTCGACGGCCTCACCGTGCTGCGCCGCATCCGCGCGGTCTCCCCCGACGTGCCCGTCCTGTTCCTCACGGCCCGCGACACCGTCGAGGACCGTGTCGCCGGGCTCACCGCGGGCGGCGACGACTACGTGACCAAGCCGTTCAGCCTCGAGGAGGTCGTGGCCCGGCTGCGCGGCCTCATGCGCCGCGGCGGCGCGACCGCCGCGCGCGAGGACTCGACCGTCGTGGTCGGCGACCTGGTCCTCGACGAGGACTCGCACGAGGTGTTCCGCGGGGGCGACCCCATCCACCTGTCGGCCACCGAGTTCGAGCTCCTGCGCTACCTCATGCGCAACGCCCGGCGCGTCATGTCCAAGCCGCAGATCCTCGACCGCGTGTGGAACTACGACTTCCGCGGGCAGGCCAACATCGTCGAGCTCTACATCTCCTACCTGCGTCGCAAGATCGACAAGGGCCGCGAGCCCATGATCCACACCCTGCGCGGGGTCGGGTACGTCATCAAGCCCGCCGACGGCGGCTCGGGCAGCGCGGACACCGCGGGCGCCGACAGCGGCCGGCCGGCGAGCACCACGCCCGACGGCGCCGCGAGGGCCTGA
- a CDS encoding sensor histidine kinase produces MTSPRASLTARPRTLRRQLVVVLVGILLVLSVALAVSSTLALRTSLVDRLDDELVQASQRAERGPFDRPGDGTPPAQDPGAGTSPGEAPSSGTGNDDPLPPGQGAGTVNVVYSGGEVQFAGYVDDRGDRRELDATQIAELESVPADGKPHDVEVTDLGTFRAISTTTERGEPSITAMSTASVTQTLEGFLLVEVLLAAVGIALASVLGTWLVRRSLRPLDSLADAAVHVSELPLDRGEVGEIPRVDEQFTDERTEVGQVGAALNRMLDHVEASLTARHESETQVRQFVADASHELRTPLASIRGYSELVRRSPDQVPPDTLRALDRIESEALRMGDLVEDLLLLARLDAGRPLDREPVDLAALAIDAVADAHAAGRDHVWELDLPVAESDGPVLDGDEAAAEGDVLWADGDDTFDLPDVTVVGDEARLRQVFANLLGNARVHTPPGTRVVVSVRPDGEDHVVLSVTDDGPGIPASLRPSLFQRFSRGDSARNRVGGSTGLGLAIAQAVVQAHGGEITVRDAAATNLARPSPTGTGADDAGPAPSSGTTFEVRLPRSLGGRERG; encoded by the coding sequence GTGACCTCACCCCGGGCGTCGCTCACCGCACGGCCGCGCACGCTGCGCAGGCAGCTCGTCGTGGTCCTCGTCGGCATCCTGCTCGTGCTCAGCGTCGCGCTCGCGGTCAGCTCGACGCTGGCCCTGCGCACGAGCCTGGTCGACCGTCTCGACGACGAGCTCGTCCAGGCGAGCCAGCGCGCCGAGCGCGGCCCCTTCGACCGTCCTGGCGACGGAACGCCCCCCGCCCAGGACCCGGGCGCCGGGACCTCCCCGGGCGAGGCGCCGTCGTCGGGCACGGGGAACGACGATCCCCTGCCGCCCGGGCAGGGCGCAGGGACCGTCAACGTCGTCTACTCGGGCGGCGAGGTGCAGTTCGCCGGGTACGTCGACGACCGGGGCGACCGCCGCGAGCTCGACGCCACGCAGATCGCCGAGCTCGAGTCGGTCCCCGCGGACGGGAAGCCGCACGACGTCGAGGTCACCGACCTCGGGACGTTCCGCGCCATCTCCACGACGACCGAGCGCGGCGAACCGTCGATCACCGCCATGAGCACGGCCTCGGTGACGCAGACCCTCGAAGGATTCCTCCTCGTCGAGGTGCTGCTCGCAGCGGTCGGGATCGCGCTCGCGTCGGTGCTCGGCACGTGGCTCGTCCGCCGCTCGCTGCGCCCGCTCGACTCGCTCGCCGACGCCGCCGTGCACGTGTCCGAGCTGCCGCTCGACCGCGGCGAGGTCGGCGAGATCCCGCGCGTCGACGAGCAGTTCACGGACGAGCGCACCGAGGTCGGCCAGGTGGGGGCCGCGCTCAACCGCATGCTCGACCACGTCGAGGCGTCGCTCACCGCGCGCCACGAGTCCGAGACGCAGGTCCGCCAGTTCGTCGCCGACGCGAGCCACGAGCTGCGCACGCCCCTCGCGTCGATCCGCGGGTACTCGGAGCTCGTGCGCCGCTCCCCCGACCAGGTCCCGCCCGACACCCTGCGCGCGCTCGACCGCATCGAGTCCGAGGCGCTGCGCATGGGCGACCTCGTCGAGGACCTGCTCCTGCTCGCCCGGCTCGACGCGGGCAGGCCGCTCGACCGGGAGCCCGTGGACCTCGCGGCGCTCGCGATCGACGCGGTCGCCGACGCGCACGCGGCCGGCCGCGACCACGTGTGGGAGCTGGACCTGCCGGTGGCCGAGAGTGACGGCCCGGTGCTCGACGGTGACGAGGCTGCCGCCGAGGGCGACGTGCTGTGGGCCGACGGCGACGACACGTTCGACCTCCCCGACGTCACGGTCGTGGGCGACGAGGCACGGCTGCGTCAGGTCTTCGCGAACCTGCTGGGCAACGCCCGCGTCCACACCCCGCCGGGCACGCGGGTGGTCGTGAGCGTCCGGCCCGACGGCGAGGACCACGTCGTCCTGTCGGTGACCGACGACGGCCCCGGTATCCCGGCCTCGCTCCGGCCGTCGTTGTTCCAACGGTTCAGCCGCGGGGACTCGGCGCGCAACCGGGTCGGGGGCTCGACGGGGCTGGGCCTCGCGATCGCGCAGGCCGTGGTCCAGGCGCACGGCGGCGAGATCACGGTGCGCGACGCGGCGGCGACGAACCTCGCCCGGCCGAGCCCTACGGGCACGGGAGCCGACGACGCGGGCCCGGCTCCGTCGTCGGGCACGACGTTCGAGGTCCGCCTGCCCCGTTCCCTCGGGGGCCGAGAACGGGGTTGA
- a CDS encoding ATP-binding protein: MAEALFSAVELHDAAADLDQRSGYRLDRLEVLNWGTFDKYAWSFELEGRNALLTGDIGSGKSTIVDAITTLLLPANRISYNKAAGADTRERTLRSYVAGHYKSERNEVTGASRHVGLRRGHTYSVILGEFANRGFDSRAVLAQVFWLKDGAQGQPERFYVTSTSPMTIADDFAGFDGDINVLRRRLRESGAQIRDHFPEYGRDFRRLLGIESEQAMELFHQTVSMKSVGDLNEFVREHMLEPFDAARWTEKLVAHFDDLTSAHDAVVKARAQIDQLAPLLADADAYDAAGAQVRTLTGQREALRGFTAGRRVEALDARIRELEASTTARADGLDRLKEELALLDAERQRLEVERAGHGGDRLAQIEGEVARREVERAERRAKADEHTRYLAAAGLEPVTSRDEFAALRERTADLQSDAQDALGEIEGRAGEVAAELRAVEAEAREINAELKSLADRESNLPRTSLDLRSRLCSDVGLTDADLPFAGELIGVRAEHVEWEGAAERVLRGFALSLLVPARHYDAVSAWINSHDLRSKLVYHRVPEPAGGRSGKGRGAVGTPASRDDGPLLADLLEVKDGDLATWLSDELERRADYVCADTLADFQRVPRAVTREGQVKHSASHHEKDDRRAVRDRSGYVLGWSNQGKIDALLEEATDVTTRRTALEERRDEVGREKNAAISRSGALNRLDVFREWRELDWEEPVRAIAELHEEKRRIEGASTELSRIADQLRDLATRAAGIASERDALLSAAGADKHALDSARTQRDRSARVLTEQGPLEAALVDELARLFDAEADDQATAQGGAPGDVEPDAVESALRTRLTSRVEEAQARQGQLGTRIAAQMTAFRAAYPVETTELDNDVRSAPEYRALHERLTRDDLPRFEVDFKTYLNTNTIRDIAGFHAELSKQADLIRERVEIINDSLRAIDYNPGRYIRLEMAPTPNTEVREFRADLRACTDGALGLDLEGRRDEDTGEETVAYYSEERFLRVKAIVERFRGREGQAEADEAWKRRVTDVRSWFVLSASERSREDDVEHEHYSDSGGKSGGQKEKLAYTILAASLAYQFKLDWGAVRSKAFRFVVIDEAFGRGSDESTRFALELFKSLGLQLLIVTPLQKIHVIEPYISAVGYVDNPTGRNSRLRTLTIEEYQQEKEAHAAL, encoded by the coding sequence ATGGCCGAGGCATTGTTCAGCGCGGTCGAGCTGCACGACGCGGCGGCGGACCTGGACCAGCGGTCTGGCTACCGCCTCGACCGGCTCGAGGTCCTCAACTGGGGCACGTTCGACAAGTACGCGTGGAGCTTCGAGCTCGAAGGGCGCAACGCACTGCTCACGGGGGACATCGGCTCGGGCAAGTCGACCATCGTCGACGCGATCACGACGCTCCTGCTCCCCGCGAACCGCATCAGCTACAACAAGGCCGCCGGCGCGGACACGCGCGAGCGCACGCTGCGCTCGTACGTGGCCGGGCACTACAAGTCCGAGCGCAACGAGGTCACGGGCGCCTCCCGGCACGTGGGCCTGCGCCGCGGCCACACCTACTCGGTCATCCTGGGCGAGTTCGCCAACCGCGGGTTCGACTCGCGCGCCGTGCTGGCGCAGGTGTTCTGGCTCAAGGACGGCGCGCAGGGCCAGCCCGAGCGCTTCTACGTCACGAGCACCTCGCCCATGACGATCGCCGACGACTTCGCGGGCTTCGACGGGGACATCAACGTCCTGCGCCGGCGCCTGCGCGAGTCCGGCGCGCAGATCCGCGACCACTTCCCGGAGTACGGGCGCGACTTCCGGCGCCTGCTCGGCATCGAGTCCGAGCAGGCCATGGAGCTGTTCCACCAGACCGTGTCGATGAAGTCGGTGGGCGACCTCAACGAGTTCGTGCGCGAGCACATGCTCGAGCCGTTCGACGCGGCCCGCTGGACCGAAAAGCTCGTCGCGCACTTCGACGACCTCACGAGCGCGCACGACGCCGTGGTCAAGGCTCGCGCGCAGATCGACCAGCTCGCGCCCCTGCTCGCCGATGCGGACGCGTACGACGCCGCGGGTGCGCAGGTGCGCACCCTGACCGGTCAGCGCGAGGCCCTGCGGGGCTTCACCGCTGGGCGCCGGGTCGAGGCGCTCGACGCGCGCATCCGCGAGCTCGAGGCGTCGACCACTGCCCGCGCCGACGGCCTCGACCGCCTCAAGGAGGAGCTCGCGCTGCTCGACGCCGAGCGCCAGCGCCTCGAGGTCGAGCGCGCCGGTCACGGCGGCGACCGCCTCGCGCAGATCGAGGGCGAGGTCGCGCGCCGCGAGGTCGAGCGGGCCGAGCGCCGCGCCAAGGCCGACGAGCACACCCGCTACCTGGCCGCCGCGGGCCTGGAGCCCGTGACGTCACGGGACGAGTTCGCGGCCCTGCGCGAGCGCACGGCCGACCTGCAGTCCGACGCGCAGGACGCCCTGGGCGAGATCGAGGGGCGGGCCGGGGAGGTCGCGGCCGAGCTGCGCGCGGTCGAGGCCGAGGCCCGCGAGATCAACGCCGAGCTGAAGTCGCTGGCCGACCGCGAGTCCAACCTGCCCCGCACGAGCCTGGACCTGCGCTCGCGCCTGTGCTCCGACGTCGGGCTCACGGACGCCGACCTGCCCTTCGCGGGCGAGCTCATCGGCGTGCGCGCCGAGCACGTCGAGTGGGAGGGCGCGGCCGAGCGTGTGCTGCGCGGCTTCGCGCTCTCGCTGCTCGTGCCCGCCCGGCACTACGACGCGGTCTCGGCGTGGATCAACTCGCACGACCTGCGGTCCAAGCTCGTCTACCACCGGGTGCCCGAGCCCGCCGGCGGCCGCTCGGGGAAGGGGCGCGGCGCCGTCGGGACGCCCGCGAGCCGGGACGACGGGCCGCTCCTCGCAGACCTGCTCGAGGTCAAGGACGGCGACCTCGCGACCTGGCTGAGCGACGAGCTCGAACGGCGCGCCGACTACGTGTGCGCCGACACGCTCGCCGACTTCCAGCGCGTGCCGCGCGCCGTGACGCGCGAGGGGCAGGTCAAGCACTCGGCCAGCCACCACGAGAAGGACGACCGTCGCGCGGTCCGCGACCGCAGCGGCTACGTCCTCGGCTGGAGCAACCAGGGCAAGATCGACGCGCTGCTCGAGGAGGCCACCGACGTCACGACGCGGCGCACGGCACTGGAGGAACGGCGCGACGAGGTCGGGCGCGAGAAGAACGCGGCGATCTCCCGGTCGGGCGCGCTCAACCGGCTCGACGTGTTCCGCGAGTGGCGCGAGCTCGACTGGGAGGAGCCCGTGCGCGCGATCGCCGAGCTCCACGAGGAGAAGCGCCGCATCGAGGGCGCGTCGACCGAGCTCAGCCGCATCGCCGACCAGCTCCGCGACCTCGCGACCCGGGCTGCGGGCATCGCATCCGAGCGTGACGCGTTGCTCTCGGCGGCCGGCGCCGACAAGCACGCTCTCGACAGCGCGCGCACGCAGCGCGACCGGTCCGCGCGCGTGCTCACCGAGCAGGGTCCGCTGGAAGCGGCCCTGGTCGACGAGCTCGCCCGGCTGTTCGACGCGGAAGCCGACGACCAGGCCACCGCCCAGGGTGGCGCGCCCGGCGACGTCGAGCCCGACGCGGTCGAGAGCGCACTGAGGACCCGGCTCACGAGCCGCGTCGAGGAGGCGCAGGCCCGGCAGGGCCAGCTCGGGACGCGCATCGCCGCGCAGATGACGGCGTTCCGGGCGGCGTACCCGGTCGAGACGACCGAGCTCGACAACGACGTGCGCTCGGCACCCGAGTACCGGGCGCTGCACGAGCGGCTCACGCGCGACGACCTGCCGCGGTTCGAGGTCGACTTCAAGACGTACCTCAACACCAACACGATCCGCGACATCGCGGGCTTCCACGCCGAGCTCTCCAAGCAGGCGGACCTGATCCGCGAGCGCGTCGAGATCATCAACGACTCGCTGCGCGCGATCGACTACAACCCCGGTCGGTACATCCGCCTCGAGATGGCGCCCACGCCCAACACCGAGGTGCGCGAGTTTCGGGCGGACCTGCGGGCGTGCACCGACGGCGCCCTGGGCCTCGACCTCGAGGGGCGTCGCGACGAGGACACGGGCGAGGAGACCGTCGCGTACTACTCGGAGGAGCGGTTCCTGCGGGTCAAGGCGATCGTCGAGCGCTTCCGCGGACGTGAGGGGCAGGCCGAGGCCGACGAGGCATGGAAGCGTCGCGTGACCGACGTGCGGAGCTGGTTCGTGCTGTCCGCGTCGGAGCGCTCGCGCGAGGACGACGTCGAGCACGAGCACTACTCCGACTCGGGCGGCAAGTCCGGCGGTCAGAAGGAGAAGCTCGCCTACACGATCCTCGCGGCCTCGCTCGCGTACCAGTTCAAGCTCGACTGGGGCGCGGTGCGGTCCAAGGCGTTCCGGTTCGTCGTGATCGACGAGGCGTTCGGCCGTGGGTCCGACGAGTCGACGCGGTTCGCGCTCGAGCTCTTCAAGAGCCTGGGCCTGCAGCTCCTCATCGTGACGCCGCTGCAGAAGATCCACGTGATCGAGCCGTACATCTCGGCCGTGGGCTACGTCGACAACCCGACGGGCCGCAACTCGCGCTTGCGGACGCTGACGATCGAGGAGTACCAGCAGGAGAAGGAGGCCCACGCGGCCCTCTGA
- a CDS encoding DUF4194 domain-containing protein gives MSQQPVRTERPGQTGGPSPELSLVVTSLVKGVVYREAGTRTWRDLLALEAQARDFVATLGLEIVIDESEGYAYLRAQPEDEHDGTFIPRLVARRELSFDVSLLLALLRKRLAQFDSEGGDTRLVLTRDEIVDLVKVFLPGSSNEARARDRVEANVRRVVELGFLRPVPDTPDTYEVRRILKAFVDGQWLADFDARLAEYAAELASRDGGAPVPDGGAPVGALTMRLSQAEHAVDVENGPESDAYRMLGTEPGTGTTHEES, from the coding sequence GTGAGCCAGCAGCCCGTCCGGACCGAACGTCCCGGGCAGACCGGTGGGCCCAGCCCCGAGCTCTCGCTCGTCGTGACCTCGCTCGTCAAGGGCGTCGTCTACCGCGAGGCGGGCACGCGCACGTGGCGCGACCTGCTCGCGCTCGAGGCGCAGGCGCGGGACTTCGTCGCGACGCTGGGCCTGGAGATCGTGATCGACGAGTCCGAGGGGTACGCGTACCTGCGTGCGCAGCCCGAGGACGAGCACGACGGCACGTTCATCCCGCGCCTCGTCGCGCGCCGCGAGCTGTCGTTCGACGTGAGCCTGCTGCTCGCGCTGCTGCGCAAGCGCCTCGCGCAGTTCGACTCCGAGGGCGGCGACACGCGCCTGGTCCTGACGCGCGACGAGATCGTGGACCTCGTCAAGGTCTTCCTGCCCGGGTCCAGCAACGAGGCCCGCGCGCGCGACCGCGTCGAGGCCAACGTGCGCCGCGTGGTCGAGCTCGGCTTCCTGCGCCCCGTGCCCGACACCCCGGACACGTACGAGGTGCGCCGCATCCTCAAGGCGTTCGTCGACGGGCAGTGGCTCGCGGACTTCGACGCGCGCCTCGCGGAGTACGCGGCCGAGCTCGCGTCGCGCGACGGGGGAGCGCCCGTGCCCGACGGCGGAGCGCCCGTGGGTGCGCTGACCATGCGTTTGTCGCAGGCCGAGCATGCGGTTGACGTCGAGAACGGGCCTGAATCCGACGCCTACCGCATGCTCGGCACCGAGCCCGGCACCGGCACGACCCACGAGGAGTCCTGA
- a CDS encoding DUF3375 domain-containing protein, with product MQHDDIDALRRTPAWRLLRSDNAPLALSFLGTVFVEQNVRSIGEAELVSLLDDALYAIDGPDRPARAQPRPAPEGDEPAVGSDVVGQEGADAEAQPPAGGRRYPRAPKAYLDHWSAPEQGWLRKFYPTGSEEAHYDATPAVEKAVSWVSALRERSFVGTESRLNTVFELLRQLTVGTESDADARLRELEARRARIEEEIERVRAGQLSLLDAAAQRDRYQQLTGTAADLLADFREVEANFRNLDREMRERITGWDGAKGDLLDAVVGSRSAIADSDQGRSFHAFYDFLLDRQRQEEFAELVEKVQSLPALEEQVGDDDEGPGVTGRAAGRRLRRIHYDWLDAGERTQSTVRVLSEQLRRFLDDQVWLENRRVIDVLRSIESRALALRDVPDRLRLGAAETGPLATTMDATSVDVHLPTERPLYRPQHQEPLASEGVTAGVADFDASALFTQVHVDPERLSRTVRDALRRRGQVSLAQLVEENPLEQGLAELVTYLSLDDPRFAVVHDPAHTDEVRWVVDDVDALVPSGLGGAPVAEEGEAAGGPEALVAPAEEDDGSRARPTGPRVRVARVPRVTFARTGAKDLAGAVARSLAQAPPAAPDQPTAPPSPPSDQPSPQEGTP from the coding sequence GTGCAGCACGACGACATCGACGCCCTGCGGCGCACCCCCGCCTGGCGTCTCCTGCGCTCGGACAACGCGCCGCTCGCGCTGAGCTTCCTCGGCACCGTCTTCGTCGAGCAGAACGTCCGCTCGATCGGTGAGGCCGAGCTGGTCTCTCTCCTCGACGACGCGCTGTACGCGATCGACGGCCCGGACCGACCCGCCCGCGCGCAACCCCGGCCCGCCCCGGAGGGGGACGAGCCCGCGGTGGGGAGCGACGTCGTCGGGCAGGAGGGGGCGGACGCCGAAGCGCAGCCCCCGGCCGGGGGACGCAGGTACCCGCGCGCGCCCAAGGCGTACCTCGACCACTGGTCCGCACCCGAGCAGGGTTGGCTGCGCAAGTTCTACCCGACGGGCTCGGAGGAGGCGCACTACGACGCGACCCCGGCCGTCGAGAAGGCCGTCTCGTGGGTCTCGGCGCTGCGGGAGCGCAGCTTCGTGGGCACGGAGTCGCGCCTCAACACGGTCTTCGAGCTGCTGCGTCAGCTCACGGTCGGCACCGAGTCCGACGCCGACGCACGCCTGCGCGAGCTCGAGGCGCGACGCGCGCGGATCGAGGAGGAGATCGAGCGCGTGCGCGCGGGCCAGCTCTCGTTGCTCGACGCGGCCGCCCAGCGCGACCGCTACCAGCAGCTCACGGGCACGGCCGCGGACCTGCTCGCGGACTTCCGCGAGGTCGAGGCGAACTTCCGGAACCTCGACCGCGAGATGCGCGAGCGCATCACGGGCTGGGACGGGGCCAAGGGCGACCTGCTGGACGCGGTCGTCGGGAGCAGGTCCGCGATCGCGGACTCGGACCAGGGCCGCAGCTTCCACGCGTTCTACGACTTCCTCCTGGACCGCCAGCGGCAGGAGGAGTTCGCCGAGCTCGTCGAGAAGGTCCAGTCGCTGCCCGCGCTGGAGGAGCAGGTCGGGGACGACGACGAGGGCCCCGGGGTCACCGGCCGCGCCGCCGGGCGCCGCCTGCGCCGCATCCACTACGACTGGCTCGACGCGGGCGAGCGCACGCAGTCGACCGTGCGCGTCCTGTCCGAGCAGCTGCGCCGCTTCCTCGACGACCAGGTGTGGCTCGAGAACCGGCGCGTGATCGACGTGCTCCGCAGCATCGAGTCGCGCGCCCTCGCGCTGCGGGACGTCCCCGACCGCCTGCGGCTCGGCGCGGCGGAGACCGGACCGCTCGCGACGACCATGGACGCGACCTCGGTCGACGTGCACCTGCCGACCGAGCGCCCCCTCTACCGGCCCCAGCACCAGGAGCCGCTCGCGAGCGAGGGCGTGACCGCGGGCGTCGCGGACTTCGACGCGTCGGCCCTGTTCACGCAGGTCCACGTCGACCCCGAGCGTCTGAGCCGCACGGTCCGCGATGCGCTGCGACGCCGGGGCCAGGTCTCGCTCGCGCAGCTCGTCGAGGAGAACCCGCTCGAGCAGGGGCTCGCGGAGCTCGTGACGTACCTGTCGCTCGACGACCCGCGCTTCGCCGTCGTGCACGACCCCGCGCACACGGACGAGGTGCGGTGGGTCGTGGACGACGTGGACGCCCTGGTGCCGAGCGGCCTTGGCGGGGCGCCCGTCGCCGAGGAGGGCGAGGCCGCCGGCGGCCCCGAGGCCCTGGTCGCCCCTGCCGAGGAGGACGACGGGTCTCGCGCGAGGCCCACCGGGCCGCGCGTGCGCGTCGCGCGCGTCCCACGGGTCACGTTCGCCCGGACGGGGGCCAAGGACCTCGCGGGCGCGGTCGCCCGCTCGCTCGCGCAGGCGCCGCCCGCCGCACCCGACCAGCCGACCGCCCCGCCCAGCCCGCCGTCCGACCAGCCGTCTCCCCAGGAGGGAACCCCGTGA
- a CDS encoding AAA family ATPase, with protein sequence MLIAMAGLPGTGKSRLARLLARDLRAVMLSVDPVEDAFLRAGAVHDDVTGLGAYLAVEAAAEENLLLGNAVIVDAVNDHPAARQQWVDLATRVGTRLWFVEVYLADEGLHRERLVTRGSRYPALPEPGWDSLADRARALAAWTDPRARLDASLDDAELLAAAKDWLDV encoded by the coding sequence GTGCTGATCGCCATGGCGGGACTGCCCGGAACCGGCAAGAGTCGACTCGCGCGCCTCCTCGCGCGCGACCTGAGGGCGGTGATGCTCAGCGTCGACCCCGTCGAGGACGCGTTCCTGCGAGCAGGGGCGGTGCACGACGACGTCACCGGCCTGGGCGCGTACCTCGCCGTCGAGGCAGCGGCCGAGGAGAACCTGCTCCTGGGCAACGCGGTGATCGTCGACGCGGTCAACGACCACCCCGCGGCCCGTCAGCAGTGGGTCGACCTCGCGACGCGGGTCGGCACCCGGCTCTGGTTCGTCGAGGTGTACCTCGCGGACGAGGGGCTGCACCGCGAGCGTCTCGTGACTCGCGGCTCGCGCTACCCGGCGCTGCCCGAGCCCGGGTGGGACTCGCTCGCCGACCGCGCCCGGGCGCTCGCGGCCTGGACCGACCCAAGGGCGCGGCTCGACGCCTCGCTCGACGACGCCGAGCTGCTGGCCGCGGCCAAGGACTGGCTCGACGTCTGA